A window of Castanea sativa cultivar Marrone di Chiusa Pesio chromosome 8, ASM4071231v1 genomic DNA:
CTTGAATCTAGTAAGAATCTTTGGTCCATGGCCTTGCCCTTTATTTTTTTCGATCTGTTGCTGGGTAAGCCATAAAAAGAGGAGAGGTTTtgagggggggaaaaaaaaaaaaaaagccaaagaaatattaaaaagaacataaaagaAACCTGATGTCTCTCGAGGAGGAGACTTTAGTAGAAGAAATCTGAAGGAGGAGACTTAGTGGAAGAAGTCAACTAGAGAAAGATCTGATATCTAAAACTAAAATCATCAATTGCAGGCCAGTgaggaaaaacacaaaaaccaaagTAAGGAGACGATGTAGTTATCTTTTAACGCCTGTTTGTTAAGTTAACTTTATTGGATACGTGGCTTAAATTTAAAGAGGGAACCTAAGGAACTGTACCTAAAAtattgtacttaagttttaCCCAACTTTGGTTTAATGACTAAtaagtaagagagagagagagagagagagaggcattttttactttttttatttttatttttagaaatgacATACTTTTAATAgttgatgaatgaaaattaatgcaattaataactaaaaaactaaattaaatttgGTCCAATAATTAGAGGttgtgtttgataaaaataattagttGGAGGATTTATTTATCTACATCTTTTATTGATGTGTTAGCCGCTAATGTAACTAAGGGAGTCACTTTCATATTGGAGGGTGTTTTGGTTTGACCTaagaaacaacatattttgataCCAATTAATACCAGTGTTGTTTCATAGTTACCAAgacttatatatttataaaaatacatatatgtttgtatgcgagaaaaaaaaaatcaatgtgcgtagattttagttttagttttagtttttttccaTAAGGGACACCTATACTAAGGAATAATAATGCTTTAAAAAACGCGTGAAAGATACTAACTGAATAGTTAAAAATGTCGTAAGTAAATaattcatataaaatttaaaatctgcatattttataaactaaaatattatCCTAAGTACATTAATCCAATGTACTAgcttaaataacaaattttgtaacatttttatataaaaaaaattatttttttattatactagCCAAAACTCCATAAAAATCCCTGATTTGGCGGATACATACTGGTACAACCTGATATTTAatccaataaattttaaagaagTGCCAATATCAGTTGAAATGACTAGTATGGATGAAATGCTTGAATCCAAATGACATGTAACTTTATgaagtaaaatcaaaattacattaaatttaagagtgtaaattataatttagtggtatatttataattaaaacttGGAAACACATTTTTGTTTGaccgacaaaaaaaaaaaaaaaagaagaagatgaagcacGCTAACTATTGACGCACAAACCTTAATGAGCTATAAGATATCACTATTAAAGAGTTGGTATCTCATGCACCAGGTGCAAAAGACCAACTTTTCACAAGCAAGTGGGCCCCACATGTGTAGAGCCCACTTGCTTGTGAGAGGCAGGTCTCATGCGCCTAGCACATGAGAGATTTTTCCCACTATTAAATTATCTTTTCATGAAATAATTGCATAAAGATGACTGCAATAAGATAATCCTCCCATCTCAATCTCCTCTTCCTTCTTGGATTCTTGTTTTAGAAGTTGGAGGTGGGTTGTTGTGGCCCTCTCTTGTTCCTTCTTAATatattcttataaataaattaaatagtccACCCACTAGTTAGCTCCCCCATTTTTTTAGTTGCCAGTCAAGTGAGTTCACTGCCCTGTGAATTAGTTTCACACCCAATTGATCAAACTCAAATATCTCTATAACATTAGTAAATATAGCCACCACTCAATTCGTACCCctataagcaaaataaataagactATAACAAGATTAAAGGCATCTCAAGACAAGGGAGAACGATAAAACAGAAGAGACATTAGTtgatatcttaaaattttgtgggGGATGTGAGATTTTAATACATGAGACACAATAATAAGCTATCATGAGAATCCATTATCAATACTCATCCATATAAAACAGCTGATCATGGCCAAATTGCTTACCCTTATTCAACAAACATAATTCATCTTCCACAAAAAGCAAAGGGCCTCATGCCCTGTTTACAGAGAACAACTAGGATTCAGTGGAAATGAGGCTGCCATAGAATAGGAAGAGAATTGAGTGAATTCATACACGAAGTATAGACAACTTTGATACATAGGGCTGCCTTAGAATAGGAAAAGAATTGAGCAAATTCATACATGAAGTACAGACAACGTTGATAGCAAGAGAAAATCTATGGGCATAGTTTTCCACCAGAttggtttggactttggagtaATTTCTTCTATCTCATTATGTGGCGATTCATAAAAACTGTCCACTTATTTTAAATAGCATGACTCATTTAAATAGGTTATATGACTAAAAGTGCACATAGACGATCATTTGAGCCACCACGTAGTGCTCTGGAGGAATTTtccttcaaactagtttggaggaAACTCTATCCAAAATCTATCTATCGTGTAACAGTTGCTTCTACATAAGTGGTtctgataaattatttttatgaccAGCCTTGGTTACACAACTCAGTATAGAAATCTCTCCTTATTGCATGTCAACCCAAAGCCTAGGGGAAATAAAGAGTCATTTGAATCGATTCCAACATGCAGAGGCAGTTGTTCAACCTATTTAAACCTTGTCACCGGTAGTCAGCCCTTGAAGTCATAATCCCCAAAGACAACATCAGCGATTCCCCTTCCTTCACTTCCAGGCAACCAAGCAGCAATCAGAGCATCTATCTTATCCAAAAGCAATGGCTCTAAAAGTAAAGGTCTTCCAGATACCAGAATCACCAATGTGGGGATACTGTCAGCAACTGAACTTATTATGTCAGCTCCATTAAAGGGGATTACAAGCCCTGTATTATCACCAAGGGTCTCTGCATAAGGTTCTTCACCAATAGCTACAATTGCAAAAGAGAAATCCTGACGTGCTAAGGTGTCTGCTGATGGGTGTGTCATGTGTAGTTGGTAGTATTATTGAGGTTGTGTTGGGGAGCagttgggattactacattttttcaAGTACAAggcttgagtttttttttttttttggctaatccAATTGGTTTACCTAACATTCTTTGGTCTTTTAACCTCTAAAAGattaaaaactcaaaatgatTGAGATTTACCTTATAATCAACTCTCAAATCTAACCTTCTCTTCGAGCTTTAAAGGTTAAAGCTTGATTGATACTGTTGATTTAACTTTGGTTAAATGACtaataagagagaaagagggagaaattttttactttttctttttatttttagaaatgacATACTTTTAATTAGTTGATGTGTTAGCCGCTGATGTAACTAAGGGAGTCAGTTTCATATTGAGGGGTGGTTTGAcctaagaaaaaatatattttaataccaATTAATACTAGTGTACTGTTTCGTGGTTACCATGActtatatatttacataaatacatatatgtttttacgtggaaaaaaaaatcaatgtgcATAGATTGTagccctttatatatatatatgagataagttacacctagtgtgaCTTTAAAGACTTACaccttttttaaaccattggatttaagtaaaTCCAACGGTAAAAAAAAGACattcattaatgctaatattctgATTAGTATCTCATTAATTATCCCTTATTTATTGCATACCATACCTATCtctggaaaattattaggtactcccggagtaccataaatgcatattcctccctctcacatgaatggtgggtcccaccatgaatttaattagtaggtcCCACCATTCATGTAAGAGAaaggagtacgcatttatgatactccaggaatacacaataattttcccctatctctaaacctaaaaaaacacaaaaaaaaaaaaagtatacgtatctttctaattttttttcccaccgtttcaaatatatatatatatatcctccaTTGCACGCCTCTCTGTCTCTTTCTCCTCCACTGCTCTTCCCCCTCCACCGCTACGTCACCAgcagggaaaaaaatgaaaaaatgaaaaaaaaaaaaaaaaaaaagccactggttgcacaattggttagtctcccactttttttttttccccttgttaTAATTTCTTAGATAGAactattttattgtattcaactaTATTgtaggccaaaatgggcaattagccatagttatggaagaatatagttagtaggcacaATTTGGAAACTATataatactaacatctcgactctaagagagtcgattttggagGCCAAAATCGAGtatcaaagactcgatttttatggtttatcacatctgatgtggcattttatccACGTGGACtccacctgaaaatcgagttttataGACTTGATTTACAAACCAAAACAATTTCTACTCtcacctccaaaaaaaaaaatttcagaaatcCCAAACACTGGGTTGCGCGGCCTGGTCGTGCGCCTGGGTCGCGCGGCCTGGATCGCGACCTGGGTCGCGCTCCTGGTCGCGCGACCTGGGTCGCGGCCAGGCGCGAGACCCAGGCACGCGACCTGGGTCGCGTTGGGCGCGCACCCCAGGTCGCGTTGGGCGCGCGACCTGGGCGGCCTAGGTCGCGACCTGGGTCTCGCGCCTGGGTCGTGCCGCTTGGGTCGCCTTGCTGGGTCAACGGCGATGGGCTGTGGTGGCTGAGCTTGTGCAGGAAGCAGATGAACAAATGCATcaatgaaaaaggaagaaggagaaggaaaataagaaaaaacaaagtgaaACATATAAATCGAGTGTCAGAtactcgattttcaggtggaGTCCACGTGGATAAAATGCCACGTCAGATGTGATAGACCATGAAAATTgagtctcagagactcgattttgccTCTAAAATCGACTCTCTgagagtcgagatgttagtattatATTTAGTTTCCAAACtgtgcctactaactatattcttccataaatgtggctaattgcccattttaGCCTATATTGTACTAACAACGTTTTGGTGGCTGTTGTGGTTCTTTTTATATGCAATAGTAGTCTTTTAGTTCTTTTTATATGAATGAGGGTACACTACTTTTACATAGACTATTCCTTCATTTAATTTCACATGTCACTAAAGGTTTATTCCAAGTTTCCACTGACAAATATTACTATGTATCTTGATTTAATATGGAAAAAATGGAGATAAATAGATTTGTCctatcaaaaacttcaacaTACTCTATGAACCTATTAGGGGTTGTAATTTATGCTGCATGGCTAGCAATATGTATGTTTAATTGTTAACCATTTTCTATAAATGGTCCTTTGGGTCCAGCACtgtaatttcaatttgaatagTTGTGGTTGTATATACTTCTGAACAGTTAAAAGGAATTACCatattctataaaataaaataaaaaagttctttttATATGCAACTATATTTTCTGGAATAACTTGCTATTAACTAAATCTATTGGGTCTATTAGTTCTTTTCATCTGCAATAGTAAATATAAAGTATCAAAACAGCTGCTACAAGTGTAGATATAACCTCTGTTTTTCTATTGGGTCATCTATCGTTTTTTAATCTTGTAAGATTTCCTCtctaaaaagttaataattgcCACCaccctctcttttatttttgggggtgggggtgATGGTCATTTCATCTGAAGATAACAACACCTTATGAAAGCAGTAGTACTAACttgctctaattttttattagtttttctaTTGGGTCTATTAGATATAACCTCGGTTTTCCCTTATTATAATTTCTTAGATAGAACATATGTTTTGTAGCTGAATCTTTTCACATTGATGAGAGGGAACTTTGATATTATATTTGGTCTATTAGTTGTAGCTACAGGTATTGGCTACTACATCGAATAGTACTTGGCTCAAAGTGACTATTTTTTTAGATAcgaaattattcaaatttttatttatgtaaatatattggttgttatatatacatattttatatttgtgttcATTGTTTATATTGGTTGTTATAGTTACTAAATAGCAAATGGAGTGCGAATAGTTATATGATGCCCCAAACAATCCAGAGCTATTAGAGCAAGAGTTACCACTTGAAGATTTTGGTGATTGTGAGTTGAAATCCAAGCCATATTTTGGAATGTAATTTAACTCCCTTGATGGTGTTGAAActttttacaaagaatttgcaaaaaaagaaagttttggAATCCGTGTTCATACCAATAAAAGACCACCCAGAAGTGATAATATAACAAGTCTTATTTATGTATGTTGTAGTGAAGGGCGACGCAAAAGAAAACATGATAGCGTTTGATGCCAATAATATTGACGACTTAGCATAAAGTGAGTTTTTTCATTTCATCTTTctagtcttttttttatatttttaattttgattgtaataatatatatcttttgtttcaaatttacttacacatttttttctaCTTTAGGTACATGTGCCTGAAGAGAATCACAAAATGAGCTTCGCTTGGTGGAATTGAGATATATAGAGTCCAAGTAGCTTAAAATATAAGTGTTTAAGGACCTAAGTTGTTAATCATGATGAAACAAtacattttggtttttttattttgtttttgttttgtttttttaaggaaCTATATTGGAATACTATTTGGAATTTTCTAGCTGAGAACCTTAGCTATTAGTCTTTGATCCATGACAGCATATATATGGAGGGTAGTAGCAATGCAGCCATAGTTTTGGTTACAAATTACTCATTTACTTTTGCTTTAATTTAATGCGATTAACGGTGTGTTTATGGCacatttttcagatttttaagCAATTCTATACTCTTTGTTTAGCCCTAAATCATTTTTCATAGAGGAAATCTTCTTGTGATAAGCAATCTGTTAGAATAATGAAAACTTTTTGGAG
This region includes:
- the LOC142606182 gene encoding uncharacterized protein LOC142606182, with translation MTHPSADTLARQDFSFAIVAIGEEPYAETLGDNTGLVIPFNGADIISSVADSIPTLVILVSGRPLLLEPLLLDKIDALIAAWLPGSEGRGIADVVFGDYDFKG